A window of Amycolatopsis australiensis contains these coding sequences:
- a CDS encoding HAMP domain-containing protein → MVEGTRPAAGADASGVGEAGEQELRRLLAGLTAVRDGDFGIRLPGGTDGLLGEIATVFNGMADQLSLFTSEVTRVAREVGSEGQLGGQAKVPGVSGTWKDLTDSVNAMAGNLTTQVRDIAQVATAVAKGDLSQKIDVDARGEILELKDTVNTMVDQLSSFADEVTRVAREVGSEGRLGGQAQVPGVGGVWRDLTDSVNFMAGNLTDQVRNIAQVTTAVAKGDLSQKITVDARGEILELKNTINTMVDQLSSFADEVTRVAREVGTEGRLGGQADVKGVSGTWRDLTDSVNFMAGNLTDQVRNIAQVATAVAKGDLSQKINVTARGEVLELKDTLNTMVDQLSAFADEVTRVAREVGTEGRLGGQADVKGVSGTWKDLTESVNVMADNLTAQVRSIAQVTTAVARGDLSQKIRVDARGEILELKDTINTMVDQLSAFADEVTRVAREVGTEGNLGGQATVRGVSGTWKNLTDNVNVMASNLTGQVRSIAQVATAVARGDLSRKITVEAKGEVAALADVINTMVDTLSAFADEVTRVAREVGTEGMLGGQARVPNVAGTWKDLTDNVNSMANNLTGQVRNIAQVTTAVAQGDLTRKIDVDARGEILELKTTINTMVDQLSAFAAEVTRVAREVGSEGRLGGQAEVEGVSGTWKRLTENVNELAGNLTRQVRAIAEVTSAVAEGDLTRSITVDASGEVAELKDNINSMVESLRETTRANQEQDWLKSNLAKITGLMQGRRDLAVVAAAVMDELVPLVNAQYGAFYLADDTTEVPELRLVGAYGHPDDGDGPAVRFRVGQSLVGQAARSRRPIVVDDVPPGYATISSGLGATTPASLIVLPIVVEDQVLGVLELASVHGFTDVHRAFLELLMEQIGVNVNSIVANARTDELLGESQRLTAELQARSEELQARQEELQSSNAELEEKAALLATQNRDIETKNLEIEQARQELEARAQQLTLASKYKSEFLANMSHELRTPLNSLLILAQLLAQNPTRNLTAKQVEYAGIIHSAGSDLLQLINDILDLSKVEAGKMDVTPEQVPLRGLLDYVEATFRPMTSQRNLDFRITVAPGSPTELVTDDSRLRQVLRNLLSNAVKFTEVGGIELHIEPVGPESLPRPMRAHGPAVAFRVTDTGIGIAEHQLESIFGAFQQADGTTSRKYGGTGLGLSISREIAQLLGGVITAESTPGEGSTFTFTLPVARPDFASTPAGEHPGTALVAGEPASGGTSSAAPRTHRRLLVVEERQHGLLTLVAESAAADLADSRDIGLSPADVEIVTAVGTQEAAAALATDAYHCVVLDLDLPDRSAFGFLDAMQGDAALRLVPVLAHNSRRLDGELDQLLRSRADVPSLEVLSGLDELRERIALHLSAEEPGAVLPLVRPDEPAAPVRAADVDTTLAGRTVLIVDDDPRNVYALTGILELHGMQVLHAEDGRKGVETVATHPGIDLVLMDVMMPEMDGYTATAKIRAMPEHAAIPIIAVTAKAMPGDREKSLASGATDYVTKPVDADDLIARIKRHVTA, encoded by the coding sequence ATGGTCGAGGGGACGCGCCCGGCTGCGGGGGCGGACGCCTCGGGCGTGGGCGAGGCGGGGGAGCAGGAGCTGCGCCGGTTGCTGGCCGGCCTCACCGCGGTGCGGGACGGCGACTTCGGCATCCGGCTGCCGGGTGGCACCGACGGCCTGCTCGGCGAGATCGCCACGGTCTTCAACGGCATGGCCGACCAGCTGTCGCTGTTCACCTCCGAGGTCACCCGCGTCGCGCGGGAGGTCGGCAGCGAGGGCCAGCTCGGCGGGCAGGCGAAGGTCCCCGGCGTGTCCGGCACCTGGAAGGACCTCACCGACTCGGTCAACGCCATGGCGGGCAACCTCACCACCCAGGTCCGGGACATCGCCCAGGTGGCGACCGCGGTGGCGAAGGGCGACCTGTCGCAGAAGATCGACGTCGACGCGCGCGGTGAGATCCTGGAGCTGAAGGACACCGTCAACACGATGGTCGACCAGCTGTCGTCCTTCGCCGACGAGGTCACCCGCGTGGCCCGCGAGGTGGGCAGCGAAGGCCGCCTCGGCGGCCAGGCCCAGGTGCCCGGCGTCGGCGGGGTGTGGCGCGACCTCACCGATTCGGTGAACTTCATGGCCGGGAACCTGACCGACCAGGTCCGCAACATCGCCCAGGTCACGACGGCGGTGGCGAAGGGTGACCTGTCGCAGAAGATCACCGTCGACGCCCGCGGCGAAATCCTGGAACTCAAGAACACGATCAACACGATGGTCGACCAGCTGTCGTCCTTCGCCGACGAAGTCACGCGCGTCGCGCGGGAGGTGGGCACCGAGGGCCGGCTGGGCGGCCAGGCGGACGTCAAGGGCGTCTCGGGCACCTGGCGCGACCTCACCGACTCGGTGAACTTCATGGCGGGCAACCTGACCGACCAGGTCCGCAACATCGCCCAGGTCGCCACCGCGGTGGCGAAGGGCGACCTGTCGCAGAAGATCAACGTCACCGCCCGCGGCGAAGTCCTCGAGCTGAAGGACACGCTGAACACGATGGTGGATCAGCTGTCCGCGTTCGCGGACGAGGTCACCCGGGTGGCGCGGGAGGTGGGCACCGAGGGCCGGCTGGGCGGCCAGGCGGACGTCAAGGGCGTCTCGGGCACCTGGAAGGACCTCACCGAGTCGGTCAACGTCATGGCCGACAACCTGACCGCGCAGGTCCGGTCGATCGCGCAGGTCACCACCGCGGTCGCCCGCGGCGACCTGTCCCAGAAGATCCGCGTGGACGCCCGCGGCGAGATCCTCGAGCTGAAGGACACCATCAACACGATGGTGGATCAGCTGTCCGCGTTCGCGGACGAAGTCACCCGTGTGGCGCGCGAGGTCGGCACCGAGGGCAACCTCGGCGGCCAGGCGACCGTCCGCGGCGTGTCCGGGACCTGGAAGAACCTCACGGACAACGTCAACGTGATGGCGTCCAACCTCACCGGCCAGGTCCGCTCGATCGCCCAGGTCGCGACGGCGGTCGCGCGCGGCGACCTGTCCCGCAAGATCACCGTCGAGGCCAAGGGCGAGGTCGCGGCGCTGGCCGACGTCATCAACACGATGGTCGACACGCTCTCCGCGTTCGCCGACGAGGTCACCCGCGTGGCGCGCGAGGTCGGCACCGAGGGCATGCTCGGCGGCCAGGCGCGCGTCCCGAACGTCGCCGGGACGTGGAAGGACCTCACCGACAACGTCAACTCGATGGCGAACAACCTCACCGGGCAGGTCCGCAACATCGCCCAGGTGACCACCGCCGTCGCGCAGGGCGACCTGACCCGCAAGATCGACGTCGACGCCCGCGGCGAGATCCTCGAGCTCAAGACCACGATCAACACGATGGTCGACCAGCTCTCGGCGTTCGCCGCGGAGGTCACGCGCGTGGCGCGCGAGGTCGGCAGCGAAGGCCGCCTCGGCGGGCAGGCCGAGGTGGAAGGCGTGTCCGGCACCTGGAAGCGGCTGACGGAGAACGTCAACGAGCTGGCCGGGAACCTCACCCGCCAGGTCCGCGCGATCGCCGAGGTGACCAGCGCGGTCGCCGAGGGCGACCTGACCCGCTCGATCACCGTCGACGCCTCCGGCGAGGTCGCGGAGCTGAAGGACAACATCAACTCGATGGTGGAGTCGCTGCGCGAGACCACGCGGGCGAACCAGGAGCAGGACTGGCTGAAGTCGAACCTGGCGAAGATCACCGGGCTGATGCAGGGCCGCCGCGACCTCGCCGTCGTCGCGGCCGCGGTGATGGACGAGCTCGTCCCGCTGGTCAACGCCCAGTACGGCGCGTTCTACCTGGCCGACGACACGACCGAGGTGCCGGAGCTGCGGCTGGTCGGCGCCTACGGCCACCCGGACGACGGGGACGGCCCGGCCGTCCGGTTCCGGGTCGGCCAGTCGCTGGTCGGGCAGGCCGCGCGCAGCCGCCGCCCGATCGTCGTCGACGACGTGCCGCCCGGCTACGCGACGATCTCCTCCGGCCTCGGCGCCACCACGCCGGCCAGCCTGATCGTGCTGCCGATCGTGGTCGAGGACCAGGTGCTCGGCGTGCTGGAGCTGGCGTCGGTGCACGGCTTCACCGACGTGCACCGCGCGTTCCTCGAGCTGCTGATGGAGCAGATCGGCGTCAACGTCAACAGCATCGTCGCCAACGCCCGCACCGACGAGCTGCTCGGCGAGTCGCAGCGGCTGACCGCCGAGCTGCAGGCCCGGTCCGAAGAACTCCAGGCGCGGCAGGAGGAGCTGCAGTCGTCCAACGCCGAGCTGGAGGAGAAGGCCGCGCTGCTGGCCACCCAGAACCGCGACATCGAGACGAAGAACCTGGAGATCGAGCAGGCCCGCCAGGAGCTGGAGGCGCGGGCCCAGCAGCTCACGCTGGCGTCGAAGTACAAGTCGGAGTTCCTGGCCAACATGAGCCACGAGCTGCGCACCCCGCTCAACAGCCTGCTGATCCTGGCCCAGCTGCTCGCCCAGAACCCGACCCGCAACCTCACCGCGAAGCAGGTCGAGTACGCGGGCATCATCCACTCGGCGGGCTCGGACCTGCTGCAGCTGATCAACGACATCCTCGACCTGTCGAAGGTCGAGGCCGGGAAGATGGACGTCACCCCGGAGCAGGTTCCGCTGCGCGGCCTGCTGGACTACGTCGAGGCGACGTTCCGGCCGATGACCTCGCAGCGCAACCTCGACTTCCGGATCACCGTCGCCCCCGGCTCGCCCACCGAGCTGGTCACCGACGACTCGCGGCTGCGGCAGGTGCTGCGCAACCTGCTGTCCAACGCGGTCAAGTTCACCGAGGTCGGCGGGATCGAGCTGCACATCGAGCCGGTCGGTCCCGAGTCGCTGCCCCGGCCGATGCGCGCCCACGGCCCGGCCGTCGCGTTCCGCGTGACCGACACCGGCATCGGCATCGCCGAGCACCAGCTGGAGTCGATCTTCGGCGCGTTCCAGCAGGCCGATGGCACGACCAGCCGCAAGTACGGCGGCACCGGGCTCGGCCTGTCGATCAGCCGCGAGATCGCGCAGCTGCTCGGCGGCGTCATCACCGCGGAGAGCACGCCCGGCGAAGGCAGCACCTTCACCTTCACGCTGCCCGTGGCCCGGCCGGATTTCGCCAGTACGCCGGCGGGCGAGCACCCGGGCACCGCGCTCGTCGCGGGCGAGCCCGCTTCGGGCGGCACGTCGTCCGCGGCGCCGCGGACGCACCGGCGGCTGCTGGTCGTGGAGGAACGCCAGCACGGCCTGCTGACCCTGGTCGCCGAAAGCGCCGCGGCCGACCTCGCCGACAGCCGCGACATCGGCCTCTCACCGGCCGACGTCGAGATCGTCACGGCGGTCGGGACGCAGGAGGCCGCGGCCGCGCTGGCCACCGACGCCTACCACTGCGTCGTGCTGGACCTCGACCTGCCGGACCGGTCGGCGTTCGGCTTCCTCGACGCGATGCAGGGCGACGCCGCGTTGCGGCTGGTGCCGGTGCTCGCGCACAACAGCCGCCGGCTCGACGGCGAGCTGGACCAGCTGCTGCGGTCCCGCGCGGACGTGCCGTCGCTGGAAGTGCTGTCGGGCCTGGACGAGCTGCGCGAGCGGATCGCGCTGCACCTGTCGGCGGAGGAGCCCGGCGCGGTGCTGCCGCTGGTCCGCCCGGACGAGCCGGCCGCGCCGGTGCGCGCCGCCGACGTCGACACGACACTGGCCGGGCGCACGGTGCTGATCGTCGACGACGACCCGCGCAATGTCTACGCGCTGACCGGGATCCTGGAACTGCACGGCATGCAGGTCCTGCACGCCGAGGACGGCCGCAAGGGCGTCGAGACGGTCGCCACGCACCCCGGCATCGACCTGGTCCTGATGGACGTGATGATGCCGGAGATGGACGGCTACACCGCGACCGCGAAGATCCGCGCGATGCCCGAGCACGCCGCGATCCCGATCATCGCGGTGACGGCGAAGGCGATGCCCGGCGACCGCGAGAAGAGCCTCGCGTCGGGGGCCACGGACTACGTGACCAAGCCGGTCGACGCGGACGACCTCATCGCCCGCATCAAGCGGCACGTGACGGCGTGA
- a CDS encoding magnesium transporter CorA family protein, whose translation MTRTRAYRDGVLQKADFPVADVSDFLADPGTAVWVDLCEPSEADLAELAAELGLHRLAVEDAVHERQRPKLDRYDGHAFLTAYAVRFAAETGSLATSELAAFITRNALVTVRKDDGFDIEAVVRRWDQNTELTQAGVPFLVHGLLDFVVDGHYEAVQALDEQVEALEDLVFDDRPDQSQLQRRSFRLRKSLTALRKVVLPMREVISSLMRPDLKLAGELTRPYFEDVHDHARQAAEQTESLRELVGTIRETQLNLQGNRLNLIMKKVTGWAAVIAVPTAVTGFYGQNVPYPGNGTPAGFWTSTAVMLVLSAGLYGLFKKKDWL comes from the coding sequence GTGACCAGAACCCGGGCCTACCGCGACGGCGTCCTGCAGAAAGCGGACTTCCCGGTCGCCGACGTCTCCGACTTCCTCGCCGATCCGGGCACCGCCGTGTGGGTGGACCTCTGCGAGCCGTCCGAAGCGGACCTCGCCGAGCTCGCCGCCGAACTGGGCCTGCACCGGCTCGCCGTCGAGGACGCCGTGCACGAGCGTCAGCGGCCCAAGCTCGACCGCTACGACGGGCACGCCTTCCTCACCGCCTACGCGGTCCGGTTCGCAGCGGAGACCGGCAGCCTCGCGACGTCCGAGCTGGCGGCGTTCATCACCCGGAACGCGCTGGTGACGGTGCGCAAGGACGACGGCTTCGACATCGAGGCGGTCGTGCGCCGCTGGGACCAGAACACCGAGCTGACCCAGGCCGGCGTGCCGTTCCTGGTGCACGGCCTGCTCGACTTCGTCGTCGACGGGCACTACGAGGCCGTCCAGGCGCTCGACGAGCAGGTCGAGGCGCTGGAAGACCTCGTCTTCGACGACCGCCCGGACCAGTCGCAGCTGCAGCGGCGCTCGTTCCGGCTGCGCAAGAGCCTGACCGCGCTGCGCAAGGTGGTGCTGCCGATGCGCGAGGTGATCAGCTCCCTGATGCGGCCGGACCTGAAGCTGGCCGGCGAGCTGACCCGGCCCTACTTCGAGGACGTCCACGACCACGCCCGCCAGGCCGCGGAGCAGACCGAGTCGCTGCGGGAGCTGGTGGGCACGATCCGCGAGACGCAGCTGAACCTGCAGGGCAACCGGCTGAACCTGATCATGAAGAAGGTCACCGGCTGGGCGGCGGTGATCGCGGTGCCCACCGCGGTGACCGGGTTCTACGGCCAGAACGTCCCTTATCCCGGCAACGGCACGCCCGCCGGGTTCTGGACCTCCACGGCCGTAATGCTGGTGCTTTCGGCCGGGCTCTACGGCCTGTTCAAGAAGAAGGACTGGCTCTGA
- a CDS encoding helix-turn-helix domain-containing protein, whose translation MPAPTTLIARDFTEFRTAVSQSFVPLHVTAGGDGFRGRIRSSAADEVQVSEVTAAPHVVERTPELIARGERRYYKLSLILAGTGLLVQDDRQAVLRPGDVALYDTHRPYSLVFEEDFRTLVVMFPQRLIDLPAELVGRLTAVRMSGKEGVGNVVVPFLAQLGTNLEQLAGPAGARLAHSAVDLLSTLVATELDLAAANADPHHELMRRIRAHIDANLHSPDLSPARIAAEHFISTRHLHGLFQEQGTTVAGWIRTRRLEHCRRDLLDPVHAGRPVAAIAARWGFVDAAHFSRVFKSAFGRAPSELRRELTVSVR comes from the coding sequence GTGCCCGCCCCCACGACCCTGATCGCCCGCGACTTCACCGAGTTCCGCACCGCCGTCTCGCAGTCGTTCGTCCCGCTGCACGTGACGGCGGGCGGCGACGGCTTCCGCGGCCGCATCCGCTCGTCGGCCGCCGACGAGGTGCAGGTCTCCGAGGTCACCGCGGCACCGCACGTCGTCGAGCGCACGCCCGAGCTGATCGCGCGCGGCGAACGGCGCTACTACAAGCTGAGCCTGATCCTGGCCGGCACCGGGCTGCTGGTGCAGGACGACCGCCAGGCCGTGCTGCGGCCCGGCGACGTCGCCCTCTACGACACGCACCGGCCGTACTCGCTGGTGTTCGAAGAGGACTTCCGGACGCTGGTCGTGATGTTCCCGCAGCGGCTGATCGACCTGCCCGCGGAACTCGTCGGGCGGCTGACGGCCGTGCGCATGTCGGGCAAGGAGGGCGTCGGCAACGTCGTCGTGCCGTTCCTCGCGCAGCTCGGGACCAACCTCGAGCAGCTGGCCGGCCCGGCGGGCGCGCGGCTGGCGCACAGCGCGGTCGACCTGCTGTCGACGCTGGTGGCCACCGAGCTGGACCTCGCGGCCGCCAACGCCGACCCGCACCACGAGCTGATGCGCCGGATCCGCGCGCACATCGACGCGAACCTGCACTCCCCCGACCTGAGCCCGGCGCGGATCGCGGCCGAGCACTTCATCTCGACCCGGCACCTGCACGGGCTGTTCCAGGAGCAGGGCACCACGGTCGCCGGCTGGATCCGCACCCGGCGGCTGGAGCACTGCCGCCGCGACCTGCTCGACCCCGTGCACGCCGGCCGCCCGGTCGCCGCGATCGCCGCGCGCTGGGGATTCGTCGACGCCGCCCACTTCAGCCGGGTGTTCAAGAGCGCGTTCGGCCGGGCGCCCAGCGAGCTGCGCCGGGAGTTGACCGTCAGCGTCCGGTAG
- a CDS encoding MoaF C-terminal domain-containing protein gives MPEAPTDGWRTYDEFAAGIATYRLPNVDLAGRAVTITLDDGEVLELSFSDAGRVVRNGVEDPYDAVAVRDDVFFVNLPFESVDGEALTVVYSTTTHRALAVRSVIGAEDIEGVPRVSQRFSAGVTGGGTPSGAAPGPSRDLIGKRNLYRYSPDHLYEHVYVSSERYAWQCLEGVQRGHGDMDLSTVWKFADGLYLFCFREFRIAVASVWLHDLGYALRTTGVFLGLTGDGRSEHSRAGGHIYPLGSVAYPDAQPV, from the coding sequence ATGCCCGAAGCCCCCACCGACGGCTGGCGCACCTACGACGAGTTCGCCGCCGGGATCGCCACCTACCGCCTGCCGAACGTCGACCTCGCCGGCCGGGCCGTCACGATCACCCTCGACGACGGCGAAGTCCTCGAGCTGAGCTTCTCCGACGCCGGCCGGGTCGTCCGCAACGGCGTCGAGGACCCGTACGACGCGGTCGCCGTGCGCGACGACGTCTTCTTCGTGAACCTGCCGTTCGAGAGCGTCGACGGCGAAGCGCTGACCGTCGTGTACTCGACGACGACCCACCGCGCGCTCGCCGTCCGCTCGGTGATCGGCGCCGAAGACATCGAGGGCGTTCCCCGCGTCTCCCAGCGGTTCTCCGCCGGCGTGACCGGCGGCGGAACGCCGTCCGGCGCCGCGCCCGGGCCGTCGCGCGACCTGATCGGCAAGCGGAACCTCTACCGCTACAGCCCCGACCACCTCTACGAGCACGTCTACGTCTCGTCGGAGCGCTACGCGTGGCAGTGCCTCGAAGGCGTGCAGCGCGGGCACGGCGACATGGACCTGTCCACGGTGTGGAAGTTCGCCGACGGGCTGTACCTGTTCTGCTTCCGCGAGTTCCGCATCGCCGTGGCGAGCGTGTGGCTGCACGACCTCGGCTACGCCCTGCGCACCACCGGCGTCTTCCTCGGCCTCACCGGCGACGGCCGGTCCGAGCACTCCCGCGCCGGCGGGCACATCTACCCGCTGGGCTCGGTGGCCTACCCCGACGCCCAGCCCGTCTGA
- a CDS encoding nuclear transport factor 2 family protein, with protein MSTVDVIRAHYAASDRGDLTGMLAPVGPQTTWTEAAGFPYAGTYTGPEQVRRHVFEPIGRDWAHYRFTLADLLDAGDTVVGVGTYTGTHRRTGKSFTARVAHLWRFENGEVTSFEQIVDSAPVVAAAREQS; from the coding sequence TTGTCCACTGTGGACGTGATCCGCGCGCACTACGCCGCCAGCGACCGGGGCGACCTGACCGGCATGCTCGCCCCGGTCGGCCCGCAGACGACGTGGACCGAGGCCGCCGGCTTCCCCTACGCCGGCACCTACACCGGCCCCGAGCAGGTGCGCCGCCACGTTTTCGAGCCGATCGGCCGGGACTGGGCGCACTACCGCTTCACCCTCGCCGACCTCCTCGACGCCGGCGACACCGTGGTCGGCGTCGGCACCTACACCGGCACCCACCGCCGGACCGGCAAGTCGTTCACCGCCCGCGTCGCGCACCTGTGGCGGTTCGAGAACGGCGAAGTCACCTCGTTCGAGCAGATCGTCGACTCCGCGCCCGTCGTGGCCGCGGCCCGGGAGCAGTCATGA
- a CDS encoding ABC transporter substrate-binding protein, translating to MRKILPVLAAAALLAAGCAGSEAGGSGPIVVGSVNALSGAATFPEASRAAKAVFDAANAAGGVNGRTIEYKAIDDKGDPAAAAAAAREVVGGDHAVALVGSSSLIECEINAKYYEQQKILSVPGIGVDPACFSSPNIAPANVGPFHDMTLTLLYGSETLKLDNICALLEIAGNTLPAYQAAIDEWTKVTGKKLKYVDATVPYGGSDYTSYIVKARAAGCRAITVNPVEPDSIGQLKAAQAQGWNDVTWLLLTSVYSENYAKAISNAGAGVYVPAEFYPFTDAGAPANRQWRELMVKNGIPLTSFSQGGYLAAKYFLDVLRGIKGDITRESVTKALRGMQPISDPMVGTPYVFGPAQAHHDNTAGWPIKLATGTNKWEPAAQDWLRIPKQ from the coding sequence ATGAGAAAAATCCTTCCCGTCCTGGCGGCCGCCGCCCTCCTCGCCGCGGGCTGCGCCGGGTCCGAAGCCGGCGGCAGCGGGCCGATCGTCGTCGGCTCGGTCAACGCGCTCAGCGGCGCGGCCACCTTCCCGGAGGCTTCGCGGGCGGCGAAGGCAGTGTTCGACGCGGCCAACGCCGCCGGCGGGGTCAACGGCCGCACGATCGAGTACAAGGCGATCGACGACAAGGGCGATCCGGCGGCCGCCGCGGCCGCGGCCCGCGAGGTGGTCGGCGGCGACCACGCGGTCGCGCTCGTCGGGTCGTCCAGCCTGATCGAGTGCGAGATCAACGCCAAGTACTACGAGCAGCAGAAGATCCTGTCCGTGCCGGGCATCGGCGTCGACCCGGCGTGCTTCTCGAGCCCGAACATCGCGCCGGCGAACGTCGGGCCGTTCCACGACATGACGCTCACCCTGCTGTACGGGTCGGAGACGCTGAAGCTCGACAACATCTGCGCGCTGCTGGAGATCGCGGGCAACACGCTGCCCGCGTACCAGGCCGCGATCGACGAGTGGACGAAGGTCACCGGGAAGAAGCTGAAGTACGTCGACGCGACCGTGCCCTACGGCGGCTCCGACTACACGTCCTACATCGTCAAGGCGCGGGCCGCGGGGTGCCGGGCGATCACCGTGAACCCGGTCGAGCCCGACTCGATCGGCCAGCTCAAGGCCGCGCAGGCGCAGGGCTGGAACGACGTCACCTGGCTGCTGCTGACCAGTGTCTACAGCGAGAACTACGCGAAGGCGATCTCGAACGCCGGCGCCGGGGTGTACGTGCCGGCCGAGTTCTACCCGTTCACCGACGCCGGCGCCCCGGCGAACCGGCAGTGGCGGGAGCTGATGGTGAAAAACGGCATCCCGCTGACGTCGTTCAGCCAGGGCGGCTACCTGGCGGCGAAGTACTTCCTCGACGTCCTGCGCGGGATCAAGGGCGACATCACCCGCGAGTCCGTCACGAAGGCGCTGCGGGGGATGCAGCCGATCAGCGACCCGATGGTCGGCACGCCGTACGTGTTCGGCCCGGCGCAGGCGCACCACGACAACACCGCGGGCTGGCCGATCAAGCTGGCCACCGGCACGAACAAGTGGGAGCCGGCCGCGCAGGACTGGCTCCGCATCCCGAAGCAGTAG
- a CDS encoding branched-chain amino acid ABC transporter permease encodes MLQGALAGLAAGGLYAVLAVCLTLMSRLVRVVNFAQSATGMFGCYVAVFLAVHLGLPEWAATLAGIVLGGALSAVLGWIVSTWLAEADTGTRSAVTVAVLLLLISLAFILFGNKPQPFRPLLAGPAFTAGGVVVSQVTVVTVALAVLVALGCRTVLARTALGVRLRALSERPTTAELLGIPARPLSVGVWTATGVIATLAVSIVAPSQSNDPTSLAMLVVPAAAAALLGGFRRLDLAVAGGLVLGMAQGAVAQSDKLSVLRYFLPFLVIVALLLWTQRKEVWDAAR; translated from the coding sequence ATGCTGCAGGGCGCTCTGGCCGGTCTCGCCGCCGGCGGCCTTTACGCGGTGCTCGCGGTGTGCCTGACGCTGATGTCGCGCCTGGTGCGCGTGGTCAACTTCGCGCAGTCCGCGACCGGCATGTTCGGCTGTTACGTCGCGGTGTTCCTGGCTGTCCACCTCGGACTGCCGGAGTGGGCGGCGACGCTCGCCGGGATCGTGCTCGGCGGGGCGCTGAGCGCGGTGCTGGGCTGGATCGTCTCGACGTGGCTCGCCGAGGCGGACACCGGCACCCGCTCGGCGGTGACCGTCGCGGTGCTCCTGCTGCTGATCTCACTGGCGTTCATCCTGTTCGGGAACAAGCCGCAGCCGTTCCGCCCGCTGCTGGCCGGGCCGGCGTTCACCGCCGGCGGCGTGGTGGTCAGCCAGGTCACCGTCGTCACGGTCGCGCTGGCCGTGCTGGTGGCGCTCGGCTGCCGCACGGTGCTGGCCCGCACGGCCCTCGGCGTCCGGCTGCGGGCGCTGTCGGAGCGGCCGACCACGGCGGAGCTGCTGGGCATCCCGGCCCGGCCGCTGTCGGTCGGCGTCTGGACGGCGACCGGGGTGATCGCGACGCTCGCCGTCTCGATCGTCGCGCCTTCGCAGTCGAACGACCCGACGTCGCTGGCGATGCTCGTGGTGCCGGCCGCGGCCGCCGCCCTGCTCGGCGGGTTCAGGCGGCTGGACCTGGCCGTGGCCGGCGGCCTGGTGCTGGGCATGGCCCAGGGCGCGGTCGCCCAGTCCGACAAGCTGTCGGTGCTGCGCTACTTCCTCCCGTTCCTGGTCATCGTGGCGCTGCTGCTGTGGACGCAGCGCAAGGAGGTGTGGGATGCGGCTCGCTGA